One region of Malania oleifera isolate guangnan ecotype guangnan chromosome 6, ASM2987363v1, whole genome shotgun sequence genomic DNA includes:
- the LOC131157301 gene encoding uncharacterized protein LOC131157301 isoform X2, with protein sequence MATGCAGDIAEAETGLVRLCLDAAAESGESVERWRRQVRTLKRMPSHLAEALFHRLLRRRLLFPSLLEVFKHSVEEIDLRGENFVDAEWMAYLGAFSYLRSLNVSDCRRITSAALWSITGMANLKELNLSRCPKVSDAGIRHLISIPTLERLWISETGLSADGIKLLSSLTKLSVLDLGGLPVTDVAFWSLKVLTELQYLDLWRSEISNKGAAVLRMFPKLSFLNLAWTNVTKLPNLPSLACLNMSYCTIDAIFESNVGDNAPLAKLILSGAAFRDVPGALMNVDTRFLSFLDASNTSLQRFNFLPNMNALEILDLSHSAMGDDSIELVASIGASLRDLNLSNTRISSAGVGILAGCVPNLEVISLSQTSIDDSALSYFGQMPSLRVISLSNTKITGFIRLPSNELDSVLSLTALESLSGLERLDLEETQVRDSSLYPLQCFQELRQLSLKSVSLTDLSLQHLSSLPKLTNLSLRDAVLTNGGLDSFNPPETLESLDLRGCWLLTEDVVLLFCEKHPQIEVRHEHARIVQSLQNGSRCSFSQASSKGLQSRQMRRKAPASQGCTKNDAIIDQRLKYSREELLAMNYSSLSLTSDH encoded by the exons ATGGCCACCGGATGCGCCGGAGACATCGCGGAAGCGGAGACCGGGTTGGTTCGTCTCTGCCTCGACGCTGCGGCAGAGAGCGGCGAGAGCGTGGAGAGATGGCGGCGGCAGGTGAGGACTCTAAAGCGCATGCCCTCTCATCTGGCTGAGGCTCTTTTTCACCGCCTCCTTCGACGGCGTCTCCTCTTCCCCTCCTTGCTCGA AGTCTTCAAACATAGTGTAGAAGAGATTGATCTAAGGGGTGAAAACTTTGTGGATGCGGAATGGATGGCATATTTGGGTGCATTTTCTTACTTGCGCTCACTAAATGTCTCTGATTGTCGAAGAATCACTAGTGCTGCCCTTTGGTCAATTACAG gGATGGCTAATTTAAAGGAGCTGAACCTTTCTAGATGCCCAAAAGTTTCTGATGCTGGCATTAGACATCTTATTTCTATTCCAACATTGGAGAGATTATGGATCTCAGAAACAGGTCTCAGTGCAGATGGTATTAAACTACTCTCTTCACTCACAAAGCTGTCTGTATTGGACTTGGGAGGTTTACCTGTCACTGATGTGGCATTTTGGTCTCTTAAG GTTTTGACGGAGCTGCAGTACTTGGACCTTTGGAGGAGTGAAATATCTAACAAAGGGGCTGCTGTTCTCAGAATGTTCCCCAAATTGAGCTTCCTGAATCTAGCTTGGACCAATGTTACGAAGTTACCAAATTTGCCATCACTTGCATGCCTGAATATGAGCTACTGCACTATTGATGCTATATTTGAAAGCAATGTTGGGGATAATGCTCCTTTAGCAAAGCTTATTCTCTCTGGAGCTGCATTTAGAGATGTACCTGGTGCCTTGATGAACGTTGATACTAGATTCTTATCCTTCTTGGATGCATCCAATACTTcacttcaaagattcaatttTTTGCCTAATATGAATGCATTGGAAATTTTGGATCTGAGCCATAGTGCAATGGGAGATGATTCGATTGAACTGGTTGCTTCTATAGGAGCTAGTTTGAGAGATTTGAATCTTAGCAACACAAGAATCAGCTCTGCTGGAGTGGGGATTTTAGCAGGATGTGTTCCGAATCTTGAAGTTATATCGTTGTCTCAAACATCAATTGACGATTCAGCACTCTCATATTTTGGCCAGATGCCTTCTTTGAGGGTCATTAGCTTGAGCAATACAAAAATTACAG GTTTCATCCGACTGCCAAGTAATGAGTTGGATTCTGTCCTCTCACTAACTGCTCTGGAAAGTCTCAGTGGTTTGGAAAGGTTGGACTTGGAGGAGACTCAAGTCCGAGATTCATCTTTATACCCTCTGCAATGCTTTCAAGAACTGAGACAGTTATCTCTCAAAAGTGTTTCCCTGACGGATTTGTCCTTGCAGCATTTGTCATCCCTCCCCAAGCTTACAAATCTCAGTCTTCGTGATGCTGTGTTGACCAATGGTGGGCTCGACTCATTCAATCCACCTGAAACACTAGAAAGTTTGGACTTGAGGGGTTGTTGGCTCCTCACTGAGGATGTGGTTCTGTTATTTTGTGAAAAACACCCTCAAATTGAAGTGAGGCATGAACATGCTCGTATTGTTCAATCACTCCAAAATGGATCTAGGTGTTCATTTTCACAAGCATCTTCAAAAGGTTTGCAATCAAGGCAGATGCGGAGAAAAGCGCCTGCATCTCAGGGCTGCACCAAGAACGATGCAATTATAG ATCAAAGATTGAAATACAGCAGAGAGGAGCTACTTGCAATGAACTATTCATCTTTATCTCTCACTTCTGATCATTGA
- the LOC131157301 gene encoding uncharacterized protein LOC131157301 isoform X3, translating into MRRRHRGSGDRVGSSLPRRCGRERRERGEMAAAEEIDLRGENFVDAEWMAYLGAFSYLRSLNVSDCRRITSAALWSITGMANLKELNLSRCPKVSDAGIRHLISIPTLERLWISETGLSADGIKLLSSLTKLSVLDLGGLPVTDVAFWSLKVLTELQYLDLWRSEISNKGAAVLRMFPKLSFLNLAWTNVTKLPNLPSLACLNMSYCTIDAIFESNVGDNAPLAKLILSGAAFRDVPGALMNVDTRFLSFLDASNTSLQRFNFLPNMNALEILDLSHSAMGDDSIELVASIGASLRDLNLSNTRISSAGVGILAGCVPNLEVISLSQTSIDDSALSYFGQMPSLRVISLSNTKITGFIRLPSNELDSVLSLTALESLSGLERLDLEETQVRDSSLYPLQCFQELRQLSLKSVSLTDLSLQHLSSLPKLTNLSLRDAVLTNGGLDSFNPPETLESLDLRGCWLLTEDVVLLFCEKHPQIEVRHEHARIVQSLQNGSRCSFSQASSKGLQSRQMRRKAPASQGCTKNDAIIDQRLKYSREELLAMNYSSLSLTSDH; encoded by the exons ATGCGCCGGAGACATCGCGGAAGCGGAGACCGGGTTGGTTCGTCTCTGCCTCGACGCTGCGGCAGAGAGCGGCGAGAGCGTGGAGAGATGGCGGCGGCAG AAGAGATTGATCTAAGGGGTGAAAACTTTGTGGATGCGGAATGGATGGCATATTTGGGTGCATTTTCTTACTTGCGCTCACTAAATGTCTCTGATTGTCGAAGAATCACTAGTGCTGCCCTTTGGTCAATTACAG gGATGGCTAATTTAAAGGAGCTGAACCTTTCTAGATGCCCAAAAGTTTCTGATGCTGGCATTAGACATCTTATTTCTATTCCAACATTGGAGAGATTATGGATCTCAGAAACAGGTCTCAGTGCAGATGGTATTAAACTACTCTCTTCACTCACAAAGCTGTCTGTATTGGACTTGGGAGGTTTACCTGTCACTGATGTGGCATTTTGGTCTCTTAAG GTTTTGACGGAGCTGCAGTACTTGGACCTTTGGAGGAGTGAAATATCTAACAAAGGGGCTGCTGTTCTCAGAATGTTCCCCAAATTGAGCTTCCTGAATCTAGCTTGGACCAATGTTACGAAGTTACCAAATTTGCCATCACTTGCATGCCTGAATATGAGCTACTGCACTATTGATGCTATATTTGAAAGCAATGTTGGGGATAATGCTCCTTTAGCAAAGCTTATTCTCTCTGGAGCTGCATTTAGAGATGTACCTGGTGCCTTGATGAACGTTGATACTAGATTCTTATCCTTCTTGGATGCATCCAATACTTcacttcaaagattcaatttTTTGCCTAATATGAATGCATTGGAAATTTTGGATCTGAGCCATAGTGCAATGGGAGATGATTCGATTGAACTGGTTGCTTCTATAGGAGCTAGTTTGAGAGATTTGAATCTTAGCAACACAAGAATCAGCTCTGCTGGAGTGGGGATTTTAGCAGGATGTGTTCCGAATCTTGAAGTTATATCGTTGTCTCAAACATCAATTGACGATTCAGCACTCTCATATTTTGGCCAGATGCCTTCTTTGAGGGTCATTAGCTTGAGCAATACAAAAATTACAG GTTTCATCCGACTGCCAAGTAATGAGTTGGATTCTGTCCTCTCACTAACTGCTCTGGAAAGTCTCAGTGGTTTGGAAAGGTTGGACTTGGAGGAGACTCAAGTCCGAGATTCATCTTTATACCCTCTGCAATGCTTTCAAGAACTGAGACAGTTATCTCTCAAAAGTGTTTCCCTGACGGATTTGTCCTTGCAGCATTTGTCATCCCTCCCCAAGCTTACAAATCTCAGTCTTCGTGATGCTGTGTTGACCAATGGTGGGCTCGACTCATTCAATCCACCTGAAACACTAGAAAGTTTGGACTTGAGGGGTTGTTGGCTCCTCACTGAGGATGTGGTTCTGTTATTTTGTGAAAAACACCCTCAAATTGAAGTGAGGCATGAACATGCTCGTATTGTTCAATCACTCCAAAATGGATCTAGGTGTTCATTTTCACAAGCATCTTCAAAAGGTTTGCAATCAAGGCAGATGCGGAGAAAAGCGCCTGCATCTCAGGGCTGCACCAAGAACGATGCAATTATAG ATCAAAGATTGAAATACAGCAGAGAGGAGCTACTTGCAATGAACTATTCATCTTTATCTCTCACTTCTGATCATTGA
- the LOC131157301 gene encoding disease resistance protein RUN1 isoform X4, translated as MAYLGAFSYLRSLNVSDCRRITSAALWSITGMANLKELNLSRCPKVSDAGIRHLISIPTLERLWISETGLSADGIKLLSSLTKLSVLDLGGLPVTDVAFWSLKVLTELQYLDLWRSEISNKGAAVLRMFPKLSFLNLAWTNVTKLPNLPSLACLNMSYCTIDAIFESNVGDNAPLAKLILSGAAFRDVPGALMNVDTRFLSFLDASNTSLQRFNFLPNMNALEILDLSHSAMGDDSIELVASIGASLRDLNLSNTRISSAGVGILAGCVPNLEVISLSQTSIDDSALSYFGQMPSLRVISLSNTKITGFIRLPSNELDSVLSLTALESLSGLERLDLEETQVRDSSLYPLQCFQELRQLSLKSVSLTDLSLQHLSSLPKLTNLSLRDAVLTNGGLDSFNPPETLESLDLRGCWLLTEDVVLLFCEKHPQIEVRHEHARIVQSLQNGSRCSFSQASSKGLQSRQMRRKAPASQGCTKNDAIIDQRLKYSREELLAMNYSSLSLTSDH; from the exons ATGGCATATTTGGGTGCATTTTCTTACTTGCGCTCACTAAATGTCTCTGATTGTCGAAGAATCACTAGTGCTGCCCTTTGGTCAATTACAG gGATGGCTAATTTAAAGGAGCTGAACCTTTCTAGATGCCCAAAAGTTTCTGATGCTGGCATTAGACATCTTATTTCTATTCCAACATTGGAGAGATTATGGATCTCAGAAACAGGTCTCAGTGCAGATGGTATTAAACTACTCTCTTCACTCACAAAGCTGTCTGTATTGGACTTGGGAGGTTTACCTGTCACTGATGTGGCATTTTGGTCTCTTAAG GTTTTGACGGAGCTGCAGTACTTGGACCTTTGGAGGAGTGAAATATCTAACAAAGGGGCTGCTGTTCTCAGAATGTTCCCCAAATTGAGCTTCCTGAATCTAGCTTGGACCAATGTTACGAAGTTACCAAATTTGCCATCACTTGCATGCCTGAATATGAGCTACTGCACTATTGATGCTATATTTGAAAGCAATGTTGGGGATAATGCTCCTTTAGCAAAGCTTATTCTCTCTGGAGCTGCATTTAGAGATGTACCTGGTGCCTTGATGAACGTTGATACTAGATTCTTATCCTTCTTGGATGCATCCAATACTTcacttcaaagattcaatttTTTGCCTAATATGAATGCATTGGAAATTTTGGATCTGAGCCATAGTGCAATGGGAGATGATTCGATTGAACTGGTTGCTTCTATAGGAGCTAGTTTGAGAGATTTGAATCTTAGCAACACAAGAATCAGCTCTGCTGGAGTGGGGATTTTAGCAGGATGTGTTCCGAATCTTGAAGTTATATCGTTGTCTCAAACATCAATTGACGATTCAGCACTCTCATATTTTGGCCAGATGCCTTCTTTGAGGGTCATTAGCTTGAGCAATACAAAAATTACAG GTTTCATCCGACTGCCAAGTAATGAGTTGGATTCTGTCCTCTCACTAACTGCTCTGGAAAGTCTCAGTGGTTTGGAAAGGTTGGACTTGGAGGAGACTCAAGTCCGAGATTCATCTTTATACCCTCTGCAATGCTTTCAAGAACTGAGACAGTTATCTCTCAAAAGTGTTTCCCTGACGGATTTGTCCTTGCAGCATTTGTCATCCCTCCCCAAGCTTACAAATCTCAGTCTTCGTGATGCTGTGTTGACCAATGGTGGGCTCGACTCATTCAATCCACCTGAAACACTAGAAAGTTTGGACTTGAGGGGTTGTTGGCTCCTCACTGAGGATGTGGTTCTGTTATTTTGTGAAAAACACCCTCAAATTGAAGTGAGGCATGAACATGCTCGTATTGTTCAATCACTCCAAAATGGATCTAGGTGTTCATTTTCACAAGCATCTTCAAAAGGTTTGCAATCAAGGCAGATGCGGAGAAAAGCGCCTGCATCTCAGGGCTGCACCAAGAACGATGCAATTATAG ATCAAAGATTGAAATACAGCAGAGAGGAGCTACTTGCAATGAACTATTCATCTTTATCTCTCACTTCTGATCATTGA
- the LOC131157301 gene encoding uncharacterized protein LOC131157301 isoform X1 encodes MLPRTKCKLSCRVKRTINLRKTAAAVRDSRRKLYRSVMATGCAGDIAEAETGLVRLCLDAAAESGESVERWRRQVRTLKRMPSHLAEALFHRLLRRRLLFPSLLEVFKHSVEEIDLRGENFVDAEWMAYLGAFSYLRSLNVSDCRRITSAALWSITGMANLKELNLSRCPKVSDAGIRHLISIPTLERLWISETGLSADGIKLLSSLTKLSVLDLGGLPVTDVAFWSLKVLTELQYLDLWRSEISNKGAAVLRMFPKLSFLNLAWTNVTKLPNLPSLACLNMSYCTIDAIFESNVGDNAPLAKLILSGAAFRDVPGALMNVDTRFLSFLDASNTSLQRFNFLPNMNALEILDLSHSAMGDDSIELVASIGASLRDLNLSNTRISSAGVGILAGCVPNLEVISLSQTSIDDSALSYFGQMPSLRVISLSNTKITGFIRLPSNELDSVLSLTALESLSGLERLDLEETQVRDSSLYPLQCFQELRQLSLKSVSLTDLSLQHLSSLPKLTNLSLRDAVLTNGGLDSFNPPETLESLDLRGCWLLTEDVVLLFCEKHPQIEVRHEHARIVQSLQNGSRCSFSQASSKGLQSRQMRRKAPASQGCTKNDAIIDQRLKYSREELLAMNYSSLSLTSDH; translated from the exons ATGCTTCCCCGTACAAAGTGCAAGCTCTCGTGCCGAGTGAAACGAACGATCAACTTGCGCAAAACTGCGGCTGCGGTACGAG ATAGCCGGAGAAAATTATATCGATCGGTGATGGCCACCGGATGCGCCGGAGACATCGCGGAAGCGGAGACCGGGTTGGTTCGTCTCTGCCTCGACGCTGCGGCAGAGAGCGGCGAGAGCGTGGAGAGATGGCGGCGGCAGGTGAGGACTCTAAAGCGCATGCCCTCTCATCTGGCTGAGGCTCTTTTTCACCGCCTCCTTCGACGGCGTCTCCTCTTCCCCTCCTTGCTCGA AGTCTTCAAACATAGTGTAGAAGAGATTGATCTAAGGGGTGAAAACTTTGTGGATGCGGAATGGATGGCATATTTGGGTGCATTTTCTTACTTGCGCTCACTAAATGTCTCTGATTGTCGAAGAATCACTAGTGCTGCCCTTTGGTCAATTACAG gGATGGCTAATTTAAAGGAGCTGAACCTTTCTAGATGCCCAAAAGTTTCTGATGCTGGCATTAGACATCTTATTTCTATTCCAACATTGGAGAGATTATGGATCTCAGAAACAGGTCTCAGTGCAGATGGTATTAAACTACTCTCTTCACTCACAAAGCTGTCTGTATTGGACTTGGGAGGTTTACCTGTCACTGATGTGGCATTTTGGTCTCTTAAG GTTTTGACGGAGCTGCAGTACTTGGACCTTTGGAGGAGTGAAATATCTAACAAAGGGGCTGCTGTTCTCAGAATGTTCCCCAAATTGAGCTTCCTGAATCTAGCTTGGACCAATGTTACGAAGTTACCAAATTTGCCATCACTTGCATGCCTGAATATGAGCTACTGCACTATTGATGCTATATTTGAAAGCAATGTTGGGGATAATGCTCCTTTAGCAAAGCTTATTCTCTCTGGAGCTGCATTTAGAGATGTACCTGGTGCCTTGATGAACGTTGATACTAGATTCTTATCCTTCTTGGATGCATCCAATACTTcacttcaaagattcaatttTTTGCCTAATATGAATGCATTGGAAATTTTGGATCTGAGCCATAGTGCAATGGGAGATGATTCGATTGAACTGGTTGCTTCTATAGGAGCTAGTTTGAGAGATTTGAATCTTAGCAACACAAGAATCAGCTCTGCTGGAGTGGGGATTTTAGCAGGATGTGTTCCGAATCTTGAAGTTATATCGTTGTCTCAAACATCAATTGACGATTCAGCACTCTCATATTTTGGCCAGATGCCTTCTTTGAGGGTCATTAGCTTGAGCAATACAAAAATTACAG GTTTCATCCGACTGCCAAGTAATGAGTTGGATTCTGTCCTCTCACTAACTGCTCTGGAAAGTCTCAGTGGTTTGGAAAGGTTGGACTTGGAGGAGACTCAAGTCCGAGATTCATCTTTATACCCTCTGCAATGCTTTCAAGAACTGAGACAGTTATCTCTCAAAAGTGTTTCCCTGACGGATTTGTCCTTGCAGCATTTGTCATCCCTCCCCAAGCTTACAAATCTCAGTCTTCGTGATGCTGTGTTGACCAATGGTGGGCTCGACTCATTCAATCCACCTGAAACACTAGAAAGTTTGGACTTGAGGGGTTGTTGGCTCCTCACTGAGGATGTGGTTCTGTTATTTTGTGAAAAACACCCTCAAATTGAAGTGAGGCATGAACATGCTCGTATTGTTCAATCACTCCAAAATGGATCTAGGTGTTCATTTTCACAAGCATCTTCAAAAGGTTTGCAATCAAGGCAGATGCGGAGAAAAGCGCCTGCATCTCAGGGCTGCACCAAGAACGATGCAATTATAG ATCAAAGATTGAAATACAGCAGAGAGGAGCTACTTGCAATGAACTATTCATCTTTATCTCTCACTTCTGATCATTGA